A segment of the Streptomyces sp. NBC_00376 genome:
GCGGCCCGGGATCCACGGGTGACGCTCGGCCTCGACCCCGGGCTGGGCTGGGAGGAGCGGGATCTGCTCCGTCTGATGGCCGACAGGTGCGGGGTCTCGGACGATCCGGCTCATGTCTCGGGGCCCGATGTGATCGATCCGGAGCGGACCCTGGCAGGTCTGGACGCTTTCGCCGAGCGGTTGTCGCACGCCGCGGTCCGGCAGGCGCCGGTGCTGTTCGGGACCGGTCATCCGCACCGGCTGCTCGGTTTCTACGCAGCGCTGGCAGACGCCATGTCGGCGGCCGGGTGTTCCGTACTCACCCCCGCGCAGGGGAGATGTATCGACATAACGACCCGGTTCGGCGTACGCACGTGCAGCCTCGACTACGTACGGGGAGTCGCGATGGTGCGTGAACCCGGCGTGCGGTCGCACGGTGGTGACACCGGCGCACATACCCATTCCCCGTTGCCCGTCAGGGTGGTCCTGGAGGCGGCGGCGGAGGGTCGCGGGCGGTTGCCGGAACTGGTCGTGGGGGACCACGGCTGGGTCTGCGGGGCAGGTCAGCTGGGCATTGAGGCGATCGGTCTCGCCGATACGGACGATCCCGCGCTGTTCGTCGGGGAGGCCGAGGGGCGGGTGGCGGTCGTCGTGCCGCTCGACGACGCGGTGCCGTCCGCGTACTACCGGCCGCTGACGCGCTATGTACTCAATCGGGCGTTTCTGTCACGGTAGGCGGCCGATAGTCTCACCTCTTCCCCACTCGCATCACCCGCCCCTAATCTGGGGAGTGAGCGCACAACGACGAAGAGTCACCGGAGGGGAAGCCGGTGGGCGTCTCGTGCGGAAGGTACAGGTGGGTCATGGCTGCTGGCAGCGAGAGGCCTCTCAACGAGGTCAAGTTTCTGACCGTGGCGGAAGTCGCCTCGGTCATGAGAGTGTCGAAGATGACCGTGTACCGCTTGGTGCACAGCGGTCATCTGCCGGCGATCCGGGTGGGCAGGTCCTTCCGGGTTCCGGAGCAAGCGGTTCACGAGTATCTCCGCGAGTCCTTTGTGGGGGTGGAGTCCGCCTGAGGTTCACCTCGGATTACGCCCCTCACGCGCTGGCGGGTAGGCTAGGCCGACGTAGGTCGTGTGGGCCCAGACGCCCCGCACCAGTGAAGAAGAAGTGAGCGAGGGTAGTCGTGGGCTCTGTTATCAAGAAGCGGCGCAAGCGGATGGCCAAGAAGAAGCACCGCAAGCTGCTCAAGCGCACGCGCGTTCAGCGTCGCAACAAGAAGTAAGCGAACGCGGTTCGTGAATCCGCAGCCCTCCCACCGGTCCGGTGGGAGGGCTGCGGTGCGTTCCGGGGACAGCCGCCCCCGGCGGTCGCCCGCATTCGGCCCAAAGACTTGGGGGAAGGCAGCCGCGCGGTCATCACAGGGCAACATCCACCCGCTACGGTGACGGCTACGGGCCCTTAGGGGAAACCTTTCGACGGAAGGCGCTGATCTTGGGGAAGGTCGTGCTGGTCACGGGAGCGGCCCGGCAGCTGGGCGGCCGCTTCGTGCGGCGCATCCAGCGTGATCCGGGTGTGGACCGGGTGATCGCCGTCGACGCGGTCGTGCCCGGACACGAGTTGGGCGACGCCGATTTCGTGACGGCGGACATCCGCCAGCCAGCGATCGCCAGAGTCCTTGCCGAGCACTCCGTCGACACGGTGGTGCATCTGGACGTCTCGGCCAAGGCGGTCGGCACGGGCGGCCGGACGACGGTCAAGGAGACCAACGTCATCGGCACCATGCAGCTGCTCGGTGCCTGCCAGAAGGCGCCGAGCGTGCGGCGGCTGGTGATCAAGTCCAGTACGAACGTGTACGGCTCGGCGCCCCGCGATCCGGCGGTGTTCACCGAGACCACCCCGCCCAAGTCGCTGCCCAGCGGGGGCTTCGCCAAGGACGCGGTGGAGGTCGAGGGGTACGTACGGGGCTTCGCGCGCCGCAGGCCGGATGTCGCCGTGTGCGTGCTCAGGTTCGCGAACATCCTCGGGCCGCAGGCCGATTCGCCGCTCGCCGACTATCTTTCGCTGCCCGTGCTGCCGACGGTGTTCGGGTACGACCCGAGGCTCCAGTTCGTGCACGAGGACGATGTCGTCGACGTTCTGGGAGTCGCGTCCGGCGAGCCGGTGCGCGGGACGCTGAACAGCGGCACGTTCAACATCGCCGGGGACGGGGTGCTGCTGCTCTCGCAGTGCTCGCGGCGGCTGGGGCGGCCGACGATGCCGCTGCTGCTGCCCGCGGTCACCTGGGTCGGCCAGGCGCTGCGTACGGTCGGCATGACGGATTTCTCGCCGGAGCAGATCCGGCTGCTCACCCACGGCCGGGTGGTCTCCACCGTCCAGATGCGCGAGACCCTCGGCTTCCACCCCCGGTTCAGTACCGCGGAGACGTTCGCGGAGTTCGCGCGCAGTCAGGGGCCCGGACTGCTGCCGCCCGAGGCGGTGGGCAGGGCGGTCGACCGACTGGCCGCCATGCCGTTCGCCGGGGCGGGCGGCGATGTTTCGGGGACCACCGGGGTCGGCGACACCGAGCCGGCCCCCAGCGCCAGGTAGAGCGAGGAGCGCACCGACGATGGCGGATGCCAAGGTCATTCCGTTCGACGACGACCGTTCGCGGACGGGTGGTTCAGCGCGCCCCGCACGGCGCCGGCCCGCGGGGGGCGGTGGCCGGGGGCCCACTGCGGCCTCCGTGGTGGGGACCGCGGCCGTGAGCGCACTTCCCGGGCAGCAGGACGCCTCGAAGCCGCCACAGGAGCCGCAGGAGGATCTTCAGCGGGCCGGGCGGCAGCCGCTGGAGCGGGACGGGCGTGGCGGCTGGGACCGGCGGATCGCCGGCGGGCTCGCGTTCCTGCGGCGGCGGGTCACGGGTGAGTACGACGTCGACGAGTTCGGGTACGACGAGGAGCTGACCGACCAGGTCCTGATGTCGATGCTCCGACCGCTGTACGAGCAGTACTTCCGGGTCGAGGTGAAGGGCATCGAGAACATCCCTTCCGAGGGCGGGGCGCTGATCGTGTCCAACCATTCGGGGACGCTGCCGCTGGACGGGCTGATGCTCCAGGTCGCCGTGCACGACAACCATCCGGCGGGCCGGCATCTGCGGCTGCTCGCCGCCGATCTGGTGTTCATGCTGCCGGTGGTGAACGAGCTGGCCCGCAAGGCCGGGCACACGCTGGCCTGTGCGGAGGACGCGGAGCGG
Coding sequences within it:
- a CDS encoding phosphatase, translated to MLSTGALRAHLLAARLAGPVATSREVSLRSYRLFAARDPRVTLGLDPGLGWEERDLLRLMADRCGVSDDPAHVSGPDVIDPERTLAGLDAFAERLSHAAVRQAPVLFGTGHPHRLLGFYAALADAMSAAGCSVLTPAQGRCIDITTRFGVRTCSLDYVRGVAMVREPGVRSHGGDTGAHTHSPLPVRVVLEAAAEGRGRLPELVVGDHGWVCGAGQLGIEAIGLADTDDPALFVGEAEGRVAVVVPLDDAVPSAYYRPLTRYVLNRAFLSR
- a CDS encoding helix-turn-helix domain-containing protein, with protein sequence MAAGSERPLNEVKFLTVAEVASVMRVSKMTVYRLVHSGHLPAIRVGRSFRVPEQAVHEYLRESFVGVESA
- a CDS encoding 30S ribosomal protein bS22, which gives rise to MGSVIKKRRKRMAKKKHRKLLKRTRVQRRNKK
- a CDS encoding NAD-dependent epimerase/dehydratase family protein, yielding MGKVVLVTGAARQLGGRFVRRIQRDPGVDRVIAVDAVVPGHELGDADFVTADIRQPAIARVLAEHSVDTVVHLDVSAKAVGTGGRTTVKETNVIGTMQLLGACQKAPSVRRLVIKSSTNVYGSAPRDPAVFTETTPPKSLPSGGFAKDAVEVEGYVRGFARRRPDVAVCVLRFANILGPQADSPLADYLSLPVLPTVFGYDPRLQFVHEDDVVDVLGVASGEPVRGTLNSGTFNIAGDGVLLLSQCSRRLGRPTMPLLLPAVTWVGQALRTVGMTDFSPEQIRLLTHGRVVSTVQMRETLGFHPRFSTAETFAEFARSQGPGLLPPEAVGRAVDRLAAMPFAGAGGDVSGTTGVGDTEPAPSAR
- a CDS encoding lysophospholipid acyltransferase family protein — translated: MADAKVIPFDDDRSRTGGSARPARRRPAGGGGRGPTAASVVGTAAVSALPGQQDASKPPQEPQEDLQRAGRQPLERDGRGGWDRRIAGGLAFLRRRVTGEYDVDEFGYDEELTDQVLMSMLRPLYEQYFRVEVKGIENIPSEGGALIVSNHSGTLPLDGLMLQVAVHDNHPAGRHLRLLAADLVFMLPVVNELARKAGHTLACAEDAERLLRRGEVVGVMPEGFKGIGKPFGERYKLQRFGRGGFVSTALRAGVPIIPCSIVGAEEIYPMIGNSKTLARLLGFPYFPITPTFPWLGPLGAVPLPTKWTIQFGEPISTSGFPVEAAEDPMLMFNLTDQVREQIQHTLYKLLVQRRSVFF